A region from the Mustela erminea isolate mMusErm1 chromosome 2, mMusErm1.Pri, whole genome shotgun sequence genome encodes:
- the NKX3-2 gene encoding homeobox protein Nkx-3.2 has translation MAVRGANTLTPFSIQAILNKKEERGGLPAPEGRSVPGGTAVAVAEAPAVCCWRLFGETDAGALGGAEDSLLASPAGTRTAAGRTAESLVGWDSDSALSEENEGGRRCADAPGASGAGCAGGTLGLGQPVCELPAAKDLDEEAAGRSDSEMSASVSGDRSPRAEDDAVGPGSARVPALCSRSGGGGGPAGGAEEEEEPAAPKPRKKRSRAAFSHAQVFELERRFNHQRYLSGPERADLAASLKLTETQVKIWFQNRRYKTKRRQMAADLLASAPAAKKVAVKVLVRDDQRQYLPGEVLRPPSLLPLQPSYYYPYYCLPGWALSTCAAAAGTQ, from the exons ATGGCTGTGCGCGGCGCCAACACCTTGACGCCCTTCTCCATCCAGGCAATCCTCAACAAGAAAGAGGAGCGTGGAGGGCTGCCCGCGCCAGAGGGGCGCTCGGTACCCGGGGGCACCGCAGTGGCAGTGGCTGAGGCGCCCGCTGTCTGCTGCTGGCGATTGTTCGGGGAAACAGACGCGGGCGCTCTGGGGGGCGCGGAAGACTCTCTGCTGGCGTCGCCTGCCGGGACCAGAACGGCTGCAGGGCGGACCGCGGAGAGCCTGGTTGGTTGGGACTCGGACTCGGCGCTGAGCGAGGAGAACGAGGGCGGGCGGCGCTGTGCGGACGCGCCGGGGGCCAGCGGGGCCGGCTGTGCAGGGGGGACGCTGGGCCTCGGCCAGCCGGTCTGCGAGCTGCCCGCCGCCAAGGACCTAGACGAGGAAGCCGCAGGCAGGAGCGACAGCGAGATGTCGGCCAGCGTCTCAG GCGACCGCAGCCCTAGGGCCGAAGACGACGCTGTTGGCCCCGGAAGTGCACGCGTACCCGCGCTGTGCAGCCGaagcggcggcgggggcggcccgGCGGGCGgcgcggaggaggaggaggagcccgcCGCGCCCAAGCCGCGCAAGAAACGCTCGCGGGCCGCCTTCTCCCACGCTCAGGTCTTCGAGTTGGAGCGGCGCTTCAACCACCAACGATACTTGTCCGGGCCGGAACGCGCCGACCTGGCCGCGTCGCTGAAGCTCACCGAGACGCAAGTGAAGATCTGGTTCCAGAACCGTCGCTACAAGACCAAACGCCGGCAGATGGCTGCCGACCTGCTGGCATCAGCGCCCGCCGCCAAGAAGGTGGCGGTGAAAGTGCTGGTGCGCGACGACCAGAGACAGTACTTGCCTGGCGAGGTGCTGCGGCCACCGTCGCTGCTGCCACTGCAACCCTCCTACTATTACCCTTACTATTGCCTCCCCGGCTGGGCGCTCTCCACGTGTGCAGCCGCCGCGGGCACCCAGTGA